The proteins below come from a single Cloacibacillus sp. An23 genomic window:
- a CDS encoding AMP-binding protein → MPSFNCGRLEDYIDSVWRGRENDKCLWWQGEWWSWGRFAALAGGCAEKLRAAGFTEGQRLAMLLPNSPLSLALMLACWRLGGAIAPLNARTGAVNLSDTIKMLDVHSLILTEEGERKAREAGFAAEIPLVPAPLEGPLPEWKGSAGTPEPKELAVIFSTSGTSGLPKAVGCTHANLIGDLEPISEHVPGLVSKDGVMLNVLPNFHAFGFTVAGLLPLCYGMAQAVVPSFVPVENTITAIKESGVNRVIAVPTVMAFLIGALAKRGERLRVEYIICGGDRLNVQMEGRCREYLGVGILEGYGLTECSPVVAVNPSEEKKKLGTVGPAFANYEIEIRDREGNKIGLHDEGVLYLRGPAVVSGYFRDEENTRERFTPDGWFNTGDVVHVDEDGYITIVDRATDIIIVSGFNVYPQEVEAALCKHPAVHAAVAVGEKNNVAGELVKAFVILNDGAQATAKELMEYCRDHLAHYKVPRKIGFVKEFPISPTGKILRRELRKTKIEKEG, encoded by the coding sequence ATGCCTTCATTCAACTGCGGACGACTCGAAGACTATATAGATTCGGTGTGGCGGGGCAGGGAAAACGACAAATGCCTCTGGTGGCAGGGCGAATGGTGGAGCTGGGGACGCTTCGCCGCCCTCGCCGGCGGCTGCGCGGAGAAGCTGCGCGCCGCGGGCTTCACGGAGGGGCAGCGCCTCGCGATGCTGCTGCCCAACTCGCCGCTCTCCCTCGCGCTGATGCTTGCCTGCTGGCGTCTGGGCGGGGCGATAGCTCCGCTCAACGCGCGCACCGGAGCGGTTAACCTTTCCGACACTATCAAAATGCTCGACGTGCATTCTCTCATTCTGACGGAAGAGGGCGAGAGAAAGGCGCGCGAGGCCGGGTTTGCGGCGGAAATACCGCTCGTGCCCGCGCCGCTTGAAGGGCCGCTTCCCGAATGGAAGGGGAGCGCCGGGACGCCGGAGCCGAAGGAGCTGGCGGTTATATTCTCAACGTCAGGTACCTCTGGACTGCCGAAGGCCGTCGGCTGTACGCACGCGAACCTAATCGGCGACCTCGAGCCGATATCGGAGCATGTTCCGGGTCTCGTCTCCAAGGACGGCGTCATGCTCAACGTCCTGCCGAACTTCCACGCCTTCGGCTTCACCGTCGCAGGGCTCCTGCCGTTATGCTACGGGATGGCGCAGGCCGTCGTGCCGAGCTTCGTCCCGGTCGAAAACACCATAACGGCGATTAAGGAATCCGGCGTGAACCGCGTCATCGCCGTGCCGACCGTCATGGCCTTCCTCATCGGCGCGCTGGCGAAGCGCGGCGAACGGTTACGCGTGGAATACATAATCTGCGGCGGCGACAGGCTCAACGTCCAGATGGAGGGACGGTGCCGCGAATACCTAGGCGTCGGGATACTCGAAGGCTACGGCCTCACCGAATGCAGCCCAGTCGTCGCGGTCAACCCGTCGGAGGAAAAGAAAAAGCTCGGAACGGTAGGCCCGGCCTTCGCCAACTACGAGATAGAGATACGCGACCGCGAGGGAAACAAAATCGGCCTCCATGACGAGGGCGTGCTCTACCTCAGGGGGCCCGCGGTCGTAAGCGGATATTTCCGCGACGAGGAGAACACGCGCGAGCGCTTCACGCCCGACGGCTGGTTCAACACCGGCGACGTGGTGCACGTAGACGAAGACGGCTATATAACGATAGTCGACCGCGCCACCGACATCATAATAGTCAGCGGCTTCAACGTCTATCCTCAGGAGGTCGAGGCGGCGCTCTGCAAGCATCCCGCAGTCCACGCCGCAGTCGCGGTCGGCGAAAAGAACAACGTTGCCGGAGAACTTGTCAAAGCGTTCGTCATACTCAACGACGGCGCGCAGGCCACGGCGAAAGAACTCATGGAATACTGCCGCGACCATCTTGCGCACTACAAAGTCCCGCGCAAGATAGGCTTCGTCAAAGAGTTTCCGATCTCGCCGACCGGCAAAATACTGCGCCGTGAGCTGCGGAAGACGAAGATAGAGAAAGAAGGCTGA